The following are encoded in a window of Cervus canadensis isolate Bull #8, Minnesota chromosome 11, ASM1932006v1, whole genome shotgun sequence genomic DNA:
- the PAAF1 gene encoding proteasomal ATPase-associated factor 1: MAAPLRIQSDWAQALRKDEGEAWLSCHPPGKPTLYGSLTCQGIGLDGIPEVTASEGFIVNEINKKSIHVSCPKENVSSKFLAPYTTFSRIHTKSITCLDISSGGGLGVSSSTDGSMKIWQASNGELRRVLEGHVFDVNCCRFFPSGLVVLSGGMDAQLKIWSAEDASCVVTFKGHKGGVLDTAIVDRGKNVVSVSRDGTARLWDCGRSACLGVIADCGSSINGVAVGAADNSINLGSPEQMPSEREVGTESKMLLLAREDKKLQCLGLQSRQPLFLFIGSDAFNCCTFLSGFLLLAGTQDGNIYQLDVRSPRTPVQVIHRSGAPVMSLLSFRDGFIASQGDGSCFIVQQDLDYVIELTGADCEPVYKVATWEKQIYTCCRDGLVRRYQLSDL, translated from the exons GGAAACCAACTTTGTATGGCAGCCTAACTTGTCAAGGAATTGGCCTTGATGGCATCCCAGAGGTTACAGCTTCTGAAGGATTTATTGTGAATGAAATAAACAAG AAAAGCATTCATGTTTCATGTCCAAAGGAAAATGTATCTTCAAAATTTTTGGCACCATATACTACTTTTTCCAGAATTCATACGAAGAGT ATAACATGCCTGGACATTTCCAGCGGAGGAGGCCTTGGTGTGTCTTCTAGCACCGATGGAAGCATGAAGATCTGGCAGGCTTCCAATGGAGAGCTCAGA agAGTATTGGAAGGACATGTGTTTGATGTGAATTGTTGCAGGTTTTTCCCATCAGGCCTTGTGGTTCTGAGTGGGGGAATGGATGCCCAGCTGAAGATCTGGTCAGCTGAAGATGCTAGCTGTGTGGTGACCTTCAAAGGTCACAAAGGAG GTGTCCTGGATACAGCCATTGTTGATCGGGGGAAGAATGTGGTATCTGTTTCTCGGGATGGGACAGCACGACTTTGGGATTGTGGGCGCTCAGCCTGCCTGGGAGTCATTGCAGACTGTGGTTCTTCCATCAATGGAGTGGCTGTGGGTGCTGCTGACAACTCCATAAACCTCGGCTCCCCTGAGCAGATGCCCA GTGAACGAGAGGTTGGAACAGAGTCGAAAATGCTGCTGTTGGCCCGAGAAGATAAGAAACTTCAGTGCTTGGGACTGCAGAGCAGGCAGCCG CTGTTCCTCTTTATTGGCTCAGATGCCTTCAATTGCTGTActtttctctctggcttcttGCTATTGGCTGGGACACAGGATGGAAACATTTATCAGCTGGATGTAAGGAGTCCAAG GACTCCAGTACAAGTCATCCACAGATCAGGAGCACCAGTTATGTCTCTGCTGAGTTTCAGAGATGGATTCATTGCTAGCCAAG GTGATGGAAGCTGTTTCATTGTCCAGCAAGACTTAGACTATGTGATTGAGCTCACTGGGGCTGACTGTGAACCTGTGTACAAG GTAGCCACATGGGAGAAGCAGATCTACACATGTTGTCGAGATGGTCTTGTGCGACGCTATCAGCTCTCTGACCTCTGA
- the LOC122449689 gene encoding 60S ribosomal protein L39 has translation MSSHKTFRIKRFLAKKQKQNRPIPQWIRMKTGNKIRYNSKRRHWRRTKLGL, from the coding sequence ATGTCTTCTCACAAGACTTTCAGGATCAAGCGATTCCTGGCCAAGAAGCAAAAGCAGAATCGTCCCATTCCTCAAtggattcgaatgaaaactggCAATAAAATTAGGTACAACTCCAAGAGAAGACATTGGAGAAGAACCAAGCTGGGTCTATAA